Proteins encoded by one window of Deferribacterota bacterium:
- a CDS encoding SDR family oxidoreductase: MSTLQSQRAWITGASSGIGEATAKLLSAEGAHLILSARRQDRLESLKQEIEKKGGKAEILPLDVTDRSAVFTAGKKLEKEGGVDILINNAGIMPLSPLAKGRVDDWDRTIDVNIKGLLYTTHAVLSGMIQRKKGHIVNLGSVASRVAFPTSAVYSGTKFAVAAISEALRKEVLQYGIRVTIIEPGAVSTELVNSITDEEIRKMVTGQQGFYAPGLEILTSDDIARAILYCVSQPPRVNVCELLVRPQIQEL, from the coding sequence ATGAGCACATTACAATCACAACGTGCATGGATTACAGGAGCAAGTAGCGGTATTGGTGAGGCAACTGCCAAACTTCTTAGCGCAGAAGGTGCACACCTTATACTTTCTGCAAGAAGACAAGACCGTCTGGAGTCTTTAAAACAGGAAATTGAAAAAAAAGGCGGCAAAGCTGAGATATTGCCGCTGGATGTCACTGACAGGTCTGCAGTTTTCACTGCAGGTAAAAAATTAGAAAAAGAAGGTGGTGTGGATATTCTAATAAATAATGCTGGTATTATGCCTTTATCTCCATTGGCAAAGGGTAGGGTAGATGATTGGGATCGCACTATTGATGTCAATATTAAGGGTTTGCTGTATACTACGCATGCTGTGTTGTCTGGTATGATCCAGCGTAAAAAGGGGCACATTGTTAATCTTGGATCAGTTGCAAGCCGTGTAGCTTTTCCAACTTCTGCGGTTTACAGTGGCACTAAGTTTGCAGTAGCTGCCATCAGTGAAGCACTGCGCAAAGAGGTCTTGCAATATGGTATTCGTGTAACCATAATTGAACCTGGCGCTGTTTCTACCGAGCTTGTAAATTCTATTACAGACGAAGAGATACGGAAAATGGTAACCGGTCAACAAGGTTTTTATGCACCTGGTCTTGAAATTTTAACTAGTGATGATATTGCTAGAGCCATTTTGTATTGTGTTAGCCAGCCACCACGTGTTAATGTGTGCGAGCTACTTGTTCGTCCACAGATCCAGGAACTTTAA
- a CDS encoding VOC family protein, with protein MEKDALFNKVLQVAVVVKDLMRSVKIYNDEYGIGPWLIYEFNPETVKDMIINEKRIDYAMKLAVCDIDGVQWELIQPLDNKSIYAEFLEKHGEGLHHIAFGTPDYKKTLDTLKKRNKKILQGGNWKGLTYTYLSTDDDLGVIAEIYNISKDFKWPEPEDRYPKE; from the coding sequence ATGGAAAAGGATGCTTTATTTAACAAAGTATTGCAGGTAGCTGTTGTTGTAAAAGATTTAATGAGATCTGTTAAGATCTACAATGATGAATATGGTATAGGTCCATGGTTAATTTATGAGTTTAACCCAGAAACGGTTAAAGATATGATTATAAACGAAAAAAGGATTGATTATGCAATGAAACTTGCTGTGTGTGATATAGATGGTGTTCAATGGGAATTAATACAGCCTTTAGATAATAAATCTATTTATGCTGAATTCTTAGAAAAACATGGTGAAGGTTTGCATCATATAGCTTTTGGCACGCCAGATTATAAAAAAACCCTTGATACATTAAAAAAACGAAACAAAAAGATATTACAAGGTGGAAATTGGAAGGGTTTGACCTATACCTATTTATCAACTGATGATGATTTAGGTGTTATTGCTGAGATTTATAATATAAGCAAAGATTTTAAATGGCCTGAACCAGAAGATAGATACCCAAAAGAATAA